In Poecile atricapillus isolate bPoeAtr1 chromosome W, bPoeAtr1.hap1, whole genome shotgun sequence, one DNA window encodes the following:
- the LOC131592322 gene encoding mitochondrial tRNA-specific 2-thiouridylase 1 → MLAAQGRRVACAVSGGVDSAVAALLLRRRGYQVTGVFMKNWDPLDEQGACSIDRDCEDAYRVCQKLDIPFHQVSYVKEYWNEVFSDLLKEYELGRTPNPDILCNKHIKFNYFLHYAMDNLGADAIATGHYARTSLEDEEVFQQKYTKRPQKLFRNRFEVRNTVKLLQGADLFKDQTFFLSQISQEALRKTIFPLGDLTKSFVKKIAAEHDLHHVLKKKESMGVCFIGERNFEKFLLEYLEPQPGNFVSIEDKQVMGRHKGWFLFTIGQRARLAGLKDAWFVVDKDVSTGDVFVAPSGDHPALYRDLLRTNRVHWIAEEPPAELVREKMMECHFRFRHQMALVPCVLTLNQDGSVWVTLVKPARAITPGQFAVFYKGDECLGSGKILRMGPSVYTLQQGKNREESPKKEEIDKIEPAT, encoded by the exons ATGCTGGCGGCCCAGGGACGCCGCGTGGCCTGCGCCGTGTCCGGCGGCGTGGACAGCGCCGTGGCAGCGCTGCTGCTGCGCCGCCGAg GCTATCAGGTGACAGGTGTGTTTATGAAGAACTGGGACCCTCTGGATGAACAGGGAGCTTGCTCCATTGACAGAGATTGTGAAGATGCTTATCGGGTGTGCCAGAAGCTTGATATCCCGTTTCACCAGGTTTCCTACGTGAAGGAGTACTGGAATGAAGTATTCAG TGACCTCTTAAAAGAGTATGAATTGGGAAGGACACCTAATCCTGATATTTTGTGTAACAAGCACATCAAATTCAACTATTTCCTGCATTATGCTATGGATAACCTTG GAGCAGATGCAATTGCTACTGGGCATTATGCCAGGACCTCACTGGAGGATGAGGAAGTGTTTCAACAGAAATATACTAAAAGACCACAGAAGCTTTTCAGAAACCGTTTTGAAGTTAGAAATA CTGTGAAACTCCTTCAAGGGGCTGACCTCTTTAAGGACCAGACCTTCTTTCTAAGTCAGATTTCACAGGAAGCTTTGAGGAAAACCATCTTCCCTTTAGGGGATTTAACAAAAAGTTTTGTAAAGAAGATAGCGGCAGAACATGACCTTCATCATGTGCTAAAGAAAAAAGAG AGTATGGGGGTCTGTTTCATTGGTGAAAGAAACTTCGAAAAATTCCTTCTTGAG TATTTGGAACCTCAACCAGGTAACTTTGTTTCCATAGAAGATAAGCAGGTGATGGGAAGACACAAAG GTTGGTTCCTCTTCACAATAGGCCAGAGGGCTCGACTGGCAGGCCTCAAGGATGCTTGGTTTGTTGTAGACAAAGATGTCAGCACTGGAGATGTCTTTGTG GCACCATCAGGAGATCACCCTGCTCTGTACAGAGACCTCCTGCGGACAAACCGAGTGCATTGGATAGCAGAGGAACCTCCGGCAGAGCTCGTTAGAGAGAAGATGATGGAATGTCATTTCAGATTTCGGCACCAGATGGCACTGG TGCCTTGTGTCCTGACTCTAAACCAAGATGGGAGTGTGTGGGTAACACTAGTGAAGCCAGCAAGAGCTAtcacacctggacag TTTGCTGTGTTCTACAAGGGAGATGAGTGCCTGGGCAGTGGGAAGATCCTGAGGATGGGCCCATCCGTGTATACCTTGCAACAGGGCAAAAACCGAGAGGAGAGTCCAAAGAAGGAAGAGATTGACAAAATAGAACCAGCAACATAA